The nucleotide window GTAGCTTTCTTCGTATCTGCCCCCGTTTCGAACCAAGCCTAGGTACTATAACAGACCATTTAGAGCTTAATGATATTGAAGAAACACATTCGATAGCTTTTTATCTTTCAAAATTGTCTCTAAGCTTTTGAATTAATGGAAAAGAGTCAAATTAGTAATAATTCACTTATATTCCGAGCTGTTTTATGCCTAAAACCGAGAGACACATAACctcataaaacataaataatttatctatgcCACACAAAAAGAAATTCATcgaaaatagtattttattcTACTAATTTGATAAAAGTCAAATCCCAAGGGCCTAATTAATGTAACCTATGTTTTCAATTAACGTTAGTGTTCCTATTATTTAAAACTCTATGTATTAAATATACTCTGTGTAAATATTTCCAGGTAGCATAGCATCAGGCGAAGGTCCCGGAAACAACTTCCTCACTCAAACTGTCTACGGGTTCCTGGACTTCACGACTACGATAGGGAACACTGTTATGGTCTTCTCGCCTCAATCTGCTCCTCCACCAGGTCGTATTTTAATTCATAAGCATTacttcatttaatttatttattattaaaaaaaaaagctgtgatagcctagtggttagaacgtccgcctccgaatcggaggtcgggggttcgatcccgggcacgcaccactaacttttcagttatgtgcgttttaagcaattaaatatcacttgctttaacggtgaaggaaaacatcgtgaggaaacctgcatgcctgagagttctccatgttctcaaaggtgtgtgaagtctgccaatccgcactgggccagcgtggcagactatggcctaaacccttctcattctgagaggagacccgtactcagtagtggggcggaaatgggttgatcatgatgacttcatttaatttatttaaaacttattttaataatcatattatattcTCTACACATAACATACGTaagtaaattttaatatatttaatcatAAATTAACTGACTCTTCTCTGTTTAGAACCACCGCACACAGAAAAGTCCGTCCAAGAAAATATCATTGAGACTAAACCACCACCTATCAGCAACGTAAAGCCGGAGGCGATCAAGCCTAGTAAAACCACGGACAAGGACAAAACGAATAAAGCAGGCGCCCCACTTGTAGCATCAAGTGCTATTTCTGTTGTAACATCTCCTCCAAAAAAAGATGATAAGGTTATCAATATTCCGAAGTCTGTACCTAAAgagcaaaaacaaataataacaaaagtTGAAGTTGTCGCTGGACCCTctaaaattgtagaaaataaCGCAGGAAAACAACCAGTGGCAAAACCTAAACAATCTTCTCAACCCAAAAAGCAACAAAAAAATCAAGCTGTTAAAAGTGTGACTAATATTGTAAGTAGTAAGGTTGAAGTCAAACAAAATCCTGTACCATCTTCCATAGTTAATAGCGTAATTCAAATAAAGTCTAGCCATGCTGAAGAAGAACCCGCAATCTTAGTGTCTAATAACATAGGGGAACCAGAATATGATTATCTATCACGACAACCATCTGAATTTGTAGAAGAAACATATAGAGTAATTAATTTACGGCCATCAAAAGCTCATCCACCAAAAccaaaaagtaatttaaaaaaccgacaCCAACCAACTCCACCTCCAGAAGATGATGAACATCCCATTGGTTTGGTTACTACTCTTGGAGGAACAATTGTCAAAGATGGCCTTACAACAGTTCATGAAACCAGTgtcataggtacatacatatcaGGAAAATACGCTCAAGTCTTAAACAGCAACTCAAAAATATTGCAACCTGGCCATAAAGCCAAAATATCACCAAGTTCTCCCCACAGAATCTTAAAAACAGCAGCACCTGCCATATCCAAGAATCACAGGCACAATTTAGAACCGACACCATCTGTAAGTGATGGAGATAATAATAGTAAAACACCGCGGCGACAAGGAAATGGTGGGAGTTCTTTTAAAAATCGTCACAAGtctcaaaatgttgaaaatattGAGAGTGCTGAACCACGTAGCCAAAGCAAGAAATTCAAAAACAGAAATTCTTCCAATTCTCAACGTACTCAGAGGTAACATTtcgtctaaaataaaatatgttcataCACTCATCTTTATGCTTGTGCCTCTTTGAAGTAAATAGAACCTATTATTCAATATAGTATATTTGTGTTCATGTACTTTTTCAGTTAGTTTCAGCTAGATATTACTGAAATCACTTTCATCACGCATcacatttttttcatttatcacGAGTAATAACGCACGCGTTGATTATTTTACACACTAATTCTCGATTTTCAGTACACGTTTTGGTCGACCAGCAAACAAACCTCAACTGGCAACCGTATCTGTTTTCAGTGAATCTTCGTCACAATCTTTTTCTAATAGACGAAAAAGCAACCGAAACTCTGGTCACAAAACTGTAGTCACACCGGCAAGTAACGGTGACAGCCAATCAAAACGTGGTTTTAAATCTCGTATTCAACCTACAGCAGTAGAGCAAAATACACCAGCACCGACAAGCGTTTACAAATTTAAGCTGAATCGCGCACCAGGATCCGGACGTTGGCAATATAAAACAAGCCCTAAACCTAAAGTTACTATTCGCAAATCAAATGGTGATGATGAGCAGCAAACGACGACACCGAGCTTAAATCCACTATTTGACGACACGCCATCTAACGAACTTCAAGCAAGATCTGATAATGATTTGGAACAATCTGGTTCTCAAAGTGGACCTGGCACTCTCGTAGAGAACGAAACTGATGACGACTCCTTAGAAAAGCCACCACCAGTTGAAACACTAAAAGTAGAAATTTCCACGCCAGCTGATTTTAGAGATGTTTATTACGAAATTGCTACACTCAAGTCACCTTACACTTTtcaggtattttaaaatatttactctTAGTTCGAAAGTTTAATATTGTGCAATTTTTTAACCAGTCTTTTGTTATACAGGTTGGACGTGTAAAGAACACACGCATCATAACTGTGACAACAACGATTGAAAAACGAATCGAACCCACCCAATTGCCGTTTAATTCTCAAAATCCTCAAAATGAACCTTTGACTGAAAACATATTAGCAACAGCTTCACCTTATGGaaaagataactacctgttggACTCCAGCATAGTAACTTTACCTGCAATAACACTTTCTTCAGATGTCGAAACTCCTCCTCTAGAAACTATAACTGAAACATTCAGTACAACACAAAATATGCTCAAAACACATATATTGCCAATTGTGAGAGAGCCTAATATAACAAGTAGTCTTACCTTTATACAGACATACCAGATTACAAGACTTGTAACAGCTACGAAAACACTACCTCCAATGGAATTCTTCCAGTTTATACCAAGCAAGACCCTTAAGGAGTTTAACAGTCGTCTAGATGAAGCTGGTTCTGAACTACATTTGGAGTTAGATTTTGGTGATAGCAATGAGGATGAAGAAGGAACATCACGCCGCGTATTCCCTTCTGATCTGGACCTTGCTAACATAGGATCCAACTTTGATTTAACAGAAATTGATAAATATAGAGACAATCATTTGAGGCTGAAGAAAGCTCACggacaaaacaaaaacaaccaAGTTACAGAAGCACCGAGTCCTTCTACTCCAGCTTTGAGCCCCGAACAAGCGCAACAactggctcttctcagactaCTCAATCCCGCGGCAGCTGCACAAATTCCAACCGTCGTTACAACATCGAAGCCTATTCTCAAATACGAGACGATTTACGAATCACACGTGATTCCAATATTTGATGGGAAGAATACAATTCACAGCACACTTTCTAGACCGGTAGCGACAATAACGAAAACGGAATATGAACTAGGCACAAGCAGTTTACCAGCGCTGCCAATCAATCCACTGTTCCCACAACAATTCACTGTGACTTCGACTCCGGTTGTTTTGAACACAGAAGTGGTTGCTACAGAGAGTCAAGTTATAAAATTGACATTCGGTGCGAAGACATTATTAACAACATTGTACACGACTAAAGTTGTTCCAACTATGTTGACGTCTTATGTTACTTCTTCCATACCGGTGCAACCGAGCGCAAACTTCCCAGGATACTTCCCAGCGCCTTATCCTCCATTTCCTTATGTAGGATAAACAGGCCagtatttttttagtaaaaggaAATTAAACTAAGTCAATGTCAGTGATCGTGTTAGTGCGCGTTAATGATTAAGTTTCGAAGACAAAAATGAACTTAGAGACAAAAGTGCGTGTAATGAAAGTAGACTATATTGCTCGTATTGTGCACAAGTTAATTTTTAAGATTGAGTAGCTTGTATAAACATTTGTGAAAGAGCATAAAAACTGTAAGTTGTGTTCCTTTACTAAAGTGTTAAAATACGGAAGAGCACCTATGTAAATGTTTGTAGTAAccttaatattgtaaaatacCTGAGGATTACTAAATAAGAATTGTGAAAAGAAGGTGTAAATGTGCcgcaatttttataaatatttgataaaggctttgtaaatatttgtaatttatattatcgatatcttgtaaatattaaaatatcacatgtgtaattaaaaaataaaatataaaccatCGTAATATAGATaacattattgtatttttatacattttgtaaATTTATGCTTTAAATAAATTGGTTCATATTAAAATAGGACTGtttgtatgttttattttattcatttcgaACATTCTTTAAGTTATTATATGGTTTGTACTTTGAATGGATACGTACGTATCCATTCAACCTACCGTATACCGTTaccgttataggtaggtacctacctattgcgcAAACAATTGAATCAATGAAGAAAGATCAGACTTATCTACAGGggaaaatttaatcaaaatcagttaagtagAACGCAAGCTACGGCTTAAATAATGCTGACACCCAAGTCAAGTAAACTAAACTGCTGCTTGCCAGTCTAGTATttagagagaaaaaaaaaaagtttcgaaTCCAGTTTAGTACAGTACCGCTTTAGAGTGACTACGAAGTCATTTTacaaataattgtaaaattgtaatATACTTAGGTTTTCCACGGCAGTCAAATTCGCTTTAATTCAAGCTTGCCCAATATTATACCGATTCATGTTTAGTAGCTATTGCACGTAGACTTCGTACTAAATGTcgttatatcatcatcatcatcagcaacccatcgccggctcactacgaagcacaagtctcctctcagaatgaaaagggtttggcaTAGTCTACCACCACCTTAAACCACGCTAGACTagttcggattggcagacttcacacacctttgagaacattataacaAATTTACGATagtatatcgtaaaactgtgacattaattatattatggcaAACTCTCGGTAcctatgcaggtttcctcacgatgttttctttaatTGATGAATGATTCCTTCATCAAATGCTACTGAAATTgattaaaacgtacataacttcGAATAGTtaaagatgcgtgcccgggattgaaccccgaaGTCTAGAAGGCCCACAGGCTATCAcctcttttattattatcattagatAAGAGAGCTCAGTGTCAGTTTTTGTTCCTGTCGATGATAGCATTGCCTGGACTGTGTCATGCAATTCAGGATTTCAAAAGGCAGAAAATGAGGATAGCAAATAATATCAGTTAGACAATTTTGCCACGAAAGATAGGGCTTAGCTGGTTGACAAGGTTAGTTAGACATCGATGGTAAGTAAGTGAAAcagtaaataattgtttaaaaccATTTAAAACCCTCCAATACGGCGCTAGTGGTGTGGTATGAATCTTATTATGGATAATAATATCACTGGAAGGAAAAGAGATTGTAGTAGACCCGGGTAACAACAATAGTGTAGGGGATTAATTTTTTAGGATTTTGAGAATTTgtgaaattaattattgttcCTAGAGGTTACTAAACAATTTGCAATATCTACAAAAGGAATGATAAAAAGTCGCacctagatatttttaaatcggattatatatatat belongs to Maniola jurtina chromosome 6, ilManJurt1.1, whole genome shotgun sequence and includes:
- the LOC123866535 gene encoding uncharacterized protein LOC123866535 isoform X1; this encodes MDHRIVIFLAVSAHLCSIASGEGPGNNFLTQTVYGFLDFTTTIGNTVMVFSPQSAPPPEPPHTEKSVQENIIETKPPPISNVKPEAIKPSKTTDKDKTNKAGAPLVASSAISVVTSPPKKDDKVINIPKSVPKEQKQIITKVEVVAGPSKIVENNAGKQPVAKPKQSSQPKKQQKNQAVKSVTNIVSSKVEVKQNPVPSSIVNSVIQIKSSHAEEEPAILVSNNIGEPEYDYLSRQPSEFVEETYRVINLRPSKAHPPKPKSNLKNRHQPTPPPEDDEHPIGLVTTLGGTIVKDGLTTVHETSVIGTYISGKYAQVLNSNSKILQPGHKAKISPSSPHRILKTAAPAISKNHRHNLEPTPSVSDGDNNSKTPRRQGNGGSSFKNRHKSQNVENIESAEPRSQSKKFKNRNSSNSQRTQSTRFGRPANKPQLATVSVFSESSSQSFSNRRKSNRNSGHKTVVTPASNGDSQSKRGFKSRIQPTAVEQNTPAPTSVYKFKLNRAPGSGRWQYKTSPKPKVTIRKSNGDDEQQTTTPSLNPLFDDTPSNELQARSDNDLEQSGSQSGPGTLVENETDDDSLEKPPPVETLKVEISTPADFRDVYYEIATLKSPYTFQVGRVKNTRIITVTTTIEKRIEPTQLPFNSQNPQNEPLTENILATASPYGKDNYLLDSSIVTLPAITLSSDVETPPLETITETFSTTQNMLKTHILPIVREPNITSSLTFIQTYQITRLVTATKTLPPMEFFQFIPSKTLKEFNSRLDEAGSELHLELDFGDSNEDEEGTSRRVFPSDLDLANIGSNFDLTEIDKYRDNHLRLKKAHGQNKNNQVTEAPSPSTPALSPEQAQQLALLRLLNPAAAAQIPTVVTTSKPILKYETIYESHVIPIFDGKNTIHSTLSRPVATITKTEYELGTSSLPALPINPLFPQQFTVTSTPVVLNTEVVATESQVIKLTFGAKTLLTTLYTTKVVPTMLTSYVTSSIPVQPSANFPGYFPAPYPPFPYVG
- the LOC123866535 gene encoding uncharacterized protein LOC123866535 isoform X2, translated to MDHRIVIFLAVSAHLCSIASGEGPGNNFLTQTVYGFLDFTTTIGNTVMVFSPQSAPPPEPPHTEKSVQENIIETKPPPISNVKPEAIKPSKTTDKDKTNKAGAPLVASSAISVVTSPPKKDDKVINIPKSVPKEQKQIITKVEVVAGPSKIVENNAGKQPVAKPKQSSQPKKQQKNQAVKSVTNIVSSKVEVKQNPVPSSIVNSVIQIKSSHAEEEPAILVSNNIGEPEYDYLSRQPSEFVEETYRVINLRPSKAHPPKPKSNLKNRHQPTPPPEDDEHPIGLVTTLGGTIVKDGLTTVHETSVIGTYISGKYAQVLNSNSKILQPGHKAKISPSSPHRILKTAAPAISKNHRHNLEPTPSVSDGDNNSKTPRRQGNGGSSFKNRHKSQNVENIESAEPRSQSKKFKNRNSSNSQRTQSESSSQSFSNRRKSNRNSGHKTVVTPASNGDSQSKRGFKSRIQPTAVEQNTPAPTSVYKFKLNRAPGSGRWQYKTSPKPKVTIRKSNGDDEQQTTTPSLNPLFDDTPSNELQARSDNDLEQSGSQSGPGTLVENETDDDSLEKPPPVETLKVEISTPADFRDVYYEIATLKSPYTFQVGRVKNTRIITVTTTIEKRIEPTQLPFNSQNPQNEPLTENILATASPYGKDNYLLDSSIVTLPAITLSSDVETPPLETITETFSTTQNMLKTHILPIVREPNITSSLTFIQTYQITRLVTATKTLPPMEFFQFIPSKTLKEFNSRLDEAGSELHLELDFGDSNEDEEGTSRRVFPSDLDLANIGSNFDLTEIDKYRDNHLRLKKAHGQNKNNQVTEAPSPSTPALSPEQAQQLALLRLLNPAAAAQIPTVVTTSKPILKYETIYESHVIPIFDGKNTIHSTLSRPVATITKTEYELGTSSLPALPINPLFPQQFTVTSTPVVLNTEVVATESQVIKLTFGAKTLLTTLYTTKVVPTMLTSYVTSSIPVQPSANFPGYFPAPYPPFPYVG